In the Shewanella sp. OMA3-2 genome, one interval contains:
- a CDS encoding DUF2235 domain-containing protein, translated as MSKRIVVCADGTWNRPELDVEQDHATNVLKFSRAIDPIASDGKPQQVFYDWGIGSYHDVLIGGATGRGLHKNIVDGYRYIVQNYSPGDEIWLFGFSRGAYTVRCLSGLINNCGIIKRPDAKYIQKAFDHYKTQDDKYAPDGIKSVEFRHQYSYPTRDVAFVGVWDTVGAMGIPFSFLGLFEDKDEFYDTKIGGNVKVARHALAIDEHREDFTPTIWSSKDSVDIEQVWFAGAHSNVGGSYPADDDGTRLSDIPLQWMMQQAQQNGLSIENHLLNGVVLNPLAKLVNSRRKFYRLKTKALRVIQGVGATQIHPSVKERWQQDDSYRPENLLEYAKLHAW; from the coding sequence ATGAGCAAAAGGATTGTAGTGTGCGCCGACGGTACCTGGAATCGGCCTGAGCTTGATGTTGAACAAGATCATGCCACTAATGTGCTTAAATTTTCCCGTGCCATTGACCCGATAGCCAGTGACGGCAAGCCACAACAGGTATTTTATGATTGGGGCATTGGCTCTTACCATGACGTGTTAATTGGCGGCGCTACTGGCCGAGGGTTACATAAAAACATTGTCGATGGTTATCGGTATATTGTCCAAAACTACTCTCCAGGAGATGAGATTTGGTTATTTGGTTTTAGTCGTGGTGCTTACACGGTTCGCTGTTTATCGGGGTTGATCAATAATTGCGGCATAATCAAACGGCCAGATGCTAAGTATATTCAAAAAGCGTTTGATCATTATAAAACCCAAGATGATAAATATGCGCCAGACGGTATTAAGTCTGTCGAGTTTAGACATCAGTATTCTTACCCAACACGTGATGTCGCTTTTGTGGGAGTTTGGGATACTGTTGGTGCTATGGGGATCCCTTTTTCATTTTTGGGGCTCTTTGAAGATAAAGATGAATTTTATGACACCAAAATTGGTGGCAATGTCAAAGTGGCTCGACATGCATTAGCAATCGATGAACATCGAGAAGATTTTACCCCAACGATTTGGTCATCAAAGGACAGTGTTGATATTGAGCAGGTTTGGTTTGCGGGGGCGCACAGTAATGTGGGGGGCAGTTATCCTGCCGATGACGATGGCACTCGACTATCAGATATTCCATTGCAATGGATGATGCAACAAGCACAGCAAAATGGGCTGAGTATTGAAAATCATTTACTCAATGGTGTCGTGCTTAACCCGCTGGCCAAGTTGGTTAATTCCAGACGCAAGTTTTATCGATTAAAGACAAAAGCATTGCGGGTGATTCAAGGTGTTGGTGCAACACAAATTCATCCATCAGTTAAGGAGCGCTGGCAACAAGATGACAGTTATCGTCCTGAAAACCTGCTTGAATATGCCAAGTTGCATGCTTGGTAA
- a CDS encoding cobalamin-binding protein, with protein sequence MPNFILNRFFSFTMIAAALVTVSFTTLVQTAEADTQANAQINAHATSAKRIVALSPHGVEMLYAIGAGDRIVATTDYADYPESAKFIPRIGGYYGIQIERIIELNPDLVVVWASGNKLEDINQIKQLGFTVFNSDPKSLDDVATEIEQLGLVTGQTQQAQQVAADYRQQLADIRQQHKLKTEVKVFYQLWSTPLMTVSKGSWIQHIIEACNGTNVFYNAASEYPQISIENVLLTDAEVILQSLDEGNVMGVNWSQWPELPAVKNKHIYQLDADVLHRASPRAIEGVKLVCDTLDKARNLLAHD encoded by the coding sequence TTGCCAAACTTTATACTTAATCGCTTTTTTTCGTTCACTATGATTGCAGCAGCCTTAGTGACCGTATCATTTACTACGCTTGTACAAACAGCGGAGGCAGATACTCAAGCTAATGCTCAAATAAATGCCCACGCTACTAGTGCAAAACGTATTGTAGCTTTGTCTCCCCACGGCGTTGAAATGCTGTATGCCATAGGTGCTGGTGACAGAATTGTTGCGACGACAGATTATGCCGACTACCCTGAATCAGCAAAGTTTATCCCGCGTATTGGTGGCTATTATGGTATTCAAATAGAGCGAATTATTGAGCTTAATCCTGATTTGGTGGTCGTTTGGGCAAGTGGTAATAAACTAGAGGATATTAATCAAATTAAGCAGCTGGGTTTTACAGTGTTTAATAGTGATCCTAAATCTTTAGATGATGTAGCGACAGAGATTGAGCAATTAGGGCTAGTCACTGGTCAAACACAACAAGCTCAACAAGTGGCAGCTGATTACCGCCAGCAGTTAGCTGACATTCGTCAACAACATAAACTTAAAACTGAGGTTAAGGTTTTTTATCAGTTGTGGTCGACTCCGTTAATGACAGTGTCTAAGGGAAGTTGGATTCAACATATTATTGAGGCATGTAATGGGACCAATGTATTTTATAATGCTGCCAGTGAGTATCCGCAAATTAGTATTGAGAATGTATTATTAACCGATGCTGAAGTGATTTTACAAAGCCTGGATGAAGGAAATGTCATGGGGGTCAATTGGTCACAGTGGCCAGAATTACCAGCGGTTAAAAACAAGCATATTTATCAATTGGATGCTGATGTTTTACATCGGGCATCACCGCGAGCGATTGAAGGTGTTAAGTTGGTATGTGACACCTTAGATAAGGCACGTAACCTTTTAGCTCATGACTGA